The genomic region CACCCATTTCTACTTCTCTGATCCCAGGGCCGGCTGGAGCCATAGGTCCACAGGGACCTTCAGGTGCCAGGGTCTCCCGAGGACTGAAGGGAGACAGAAGTACTCTTGGAGAAAGAGGAGCAAAGGGTGAGAGTGGGCTTGCAGGAAAGGAAGACTTGGGGACCCCATTAGGgtgtggggcagggaggaggcctTATTTAGCTCAGCTCTCCTCTCAGGTAACCCATTTAGTTCAGGTGGGGGTCAAAGCAGGAAATGTTTACAGGGTGTATGGCGAGGTGGACTCTGGTCTTAGCCTCTATGACTTGCTGGAGGACAACCTGAGCAGATTTTCTATCTGATCTCTATGACAAGCTAACCACCCTCTCCAGCTCATCAGATAACCTTGAACATCAAATAACTCAATGGATGGGAAAGACTCAAGCTATGTCTATTCCTCTCCGACAACTATACCaccccctgcaatgcaagaggaagTGCTATCAGATTCCTAGAATTTGGAGTTAAAATGATGTCTGGTTCACTGTCAGGGACCTGTTCAGGGGATACTGTTCACAAGAGAAACACAGGAAATCCTGTGGGAAGCAGAGGCCAGCTAGGTCAGAAGAAGAGGGCTTCCGAGGCCTCTGTTCCACCTCCTTACCCCACCTCCAACTTGCCCCCTGTTGAGGCTGGGGCCTGAGTGACCCCAGGCTGTTCTGGAACTGTCTTCACTTGACCTCTCTCTCCTACAGAGGTCGATGATCTCTGGCAGTGGGTGGCAGTCTTAGAGGGACAGCTGCGACGTCTCCAAAAAGCCTTCTCTCAGTATAAGAAAGGTGAGTTCCTGGACCTGACCCTGAGCCAGGCCCTGATCATGGTCCTCAGACTGGGTCTGGGCTTGGCTTGCAGTTCACTAGGCTGGGTCTAAATTGGACTTGCTGGGACCATGACTGGGACCAGACCTAGACCTGGGGCAGGAGCGGGGCTAAGGACAGGTCTGGGACAGAGCTGAGCCCCACGTGCTCCAGGGGCTCAAGTAGACGCATGGCACAAGGAGGAGGATGCGGTCTGAGTCATCTGTTCAGCAGACCTTATCCCGGCCTATCCTGGAGGGTTCCTATGACAGACAAACAGACACCCAACACAGGATGCATTTCTTCCCTCTTTGGGCCAGGTGTGCAAATGCCCAGAGAAGAAGCCACACAGCCCAGGGCAGCAGAGAATCCAAACATGATCCTGAGAGTGGGGTGGGATGCTGCCTGTGAGCTTCAAGACTGCTGGGAACTTTTGTTAGTGTGTGGCCACCAAGTATCTTACCCTAAGgatatccctgggtctggaaggaaTAGGCTGCCTCCAGTCTCTGGCCAGTGCTCGACTCCCCCGGCACCTCTTGTGGTGTTGAAGCAGAGATTCTTCCCTAAGCCTGGGTCCTAAGCAGGTAGAGACCTCTTGGAGCACATACCCGAGTCCCTGTGCCTTTGGGACGCTCCACCAActgcccctcctccttctctccacTCCCTGATGACAGCTTTGAATGCACATCACTTATGAAACCTCAGTGATCCAACAAGAGGTAGAGTTTTCTGAAGGAGTAGAGCTTATAGGGACCTGATTGGGTGAGACAGAGGGCTTGCTCGTAAGAACTCAATCTGACTAAGTACTAAAGTAGTGGGAtgagaattttcaacagtttatgtCTTCCTTCTTGCACAATCATATTTACATATCTATTTACACTCTCATTCCCTGctaactcaactggtaaagaatctgcgtgcattgcaggagacctgggtttgatctctcggtcgggaagatccccgggaatggaaatggcaaaccactccaatatccttgcctggaaaatctcatggacagaggacccaggtgggcttcagtccatggggtcaaaaagagttggccATAACTAAAAAACTAACCCTTCATGCAGACTGATACAAACAAAGGAGAACTTGAGCATATGTTCCGGCCACATGTGTGTACCTAAACACCATCACTCAGTCCCCACCACCTACATCcatgagcacacatgcactctCTGCACACCCATCCTGATGGACCTTGAGTCAGCCCATGTGCCTTCAGATTGACACAGAGATAAATTCACGCATGCACACGCATACCACCCAGATACATGGGACATAAACCAATCATGGCACACGAGCTTGCACTGACGTTGTCCAGGGCTGTCAGGGTGCTGTCCTGACAGTGTGGAAAATCTGGATTTTGACTGCTTGTTGAATCTAACCAAAGGAAAGGGCAGTGGGTCAGGGTGCAGCCTGGGTTCAGAACCTGTCCAGTGAGCCCTCTTAGGAGCCTTGAACATTTCCATGCACGACCCTGGAAGTCAGAGGGGTATGGATGGGATGGAATCAAAAGAGATACTTAACACATCACATAGGGGATGCTGTTGTGCAGTGTACCTTTTCCTTAGAAACACGGGGTTAGATTCTGAAAAGAGAAGTGACTTTCCCTTGTCACCCGGGCTGTCATTGCCAGTGTGGGGCTGAACACACGACTTTCTGAGGCCCAGACAGGGCTCTCTCCAAAGCTGATCCCAAcctgccctcctgcccccacACAGAGCTCTCAGATGCCATCATCCCCTGCCCAGTGGTCcagggaggctgactggctgtaGCATCACCTGCAAGCATATGGAAGCCAACACTGGACTGCCCCTAGTGCAGAGGTCAGCACTTGGTTGCTCTCAGATTCACCCCTGTCCTCTCTTTCTCCTCACCCCTTCACACAGCACAGAAGGGCTCAGACAGCTCCACAGACCCGGTCATCAGCCGTGGGTGAGAGTCAGCTGCCTGTGTGGAGTTTTCCCCACTCTCAGGAGCTGCCCCAGGCTCTAAGTGTCATTTCCCTGCCAGTGTCCTTCCTGTTTACATAGTAATTAAAGTCCGGGATTCTGAGGAACATGACAGGGCGGAACAGAAAGTGCATGTGGGAGCTTAAGTGTCACATTCAACAAGGTCTGATCCTCATCTACATTTGACGGTTGGGCGACTTTAGGCCTCTTGCATAAGCACTTGAGTTCCAGGGTCCTCACCTCTTGCACAATGGATTATCGGGAGCTAAGTGCCTCGCTTTTGTTCTATCTGGTGCCCTGGTACCCTGGTGGGAGCTGGGGACTCCAGTTGGGTCACAAGTTCTAGGAGGTGCTACCACATCCCCAACCTGACTCTCTTCATTTCCCCTAGTGGTCCTCTTCCCTGATGGCCTGGCTGTCGGGGAGAAGATCTTCAAGACGGCAGGTGTTGTCAAATCATATTCGGATGCCCAGCAGGTCTGCAGAGAGGCTAGGGGACAGCTGGCCTCGCCGCGCTCTGCAGCCGAGAACGAGGCCGTGGCTGAGCTGGTCAGAGCCAAGAATAATGATGCTTACCTGAGCATGAATGACATCTCCACAGAGGGCAGGTTCACCTACCCCACTGGGGAGTCACTGATCTATTCCAACTGGGCCAAGGGGGAGCCCAACAACAATAATGCTGGCCAACCAGAGAACTGTGTGCAGATCTATAGTGAGGGCAAGTGGAATGACGTACCCTGCAGTACGGAACTCCTCGTGATCTGCGAGTTTTGAACCCCCTCACCCACCCCAGGGAGGAAGGGGGCAGTGCCCAGAGCTGTGAGCTGCCAACATCCCAATAAAAAGGTGACCCTCAGTTGCTCACGGCTTCCCCACTGAGCCATGGGATGAGGCCACAAGGCAGACCTCCTATGGAACTCTTCCCTCAGAATAAAGTTTGAAACTGGCTTCACATCTGGAAGATTTGTCACAAaaacaggggtgggggtggaggggtgggcagCCTGCAGACTCAGGGGCAAGGGCTAAAAGGAGGTCTCCAAGATGCCCTTGTGCAAAATCCAGAGTCTCCTCCTCAATAAGACAGGTGTCTAACCCTCCGCTTCTGCCAAATATAGACTACATTTGACCCCACTGCTCACtgcctccttctttcctttcacctcttgccttcaatcttcttaTCCTTCAGGCTTTTTCACtcatctctcctcctctcctggacACTCTCTCCTTGCACTCACTCTAGGCTTGGCCTCAATCTGTTCCATGGTTTCAAATCCCTTCTATTGATGCCTCCCCCAGGTAGAACCCTTTTTGAACCTCTCCACAAAGCACAGATTCCTCTCATCAAGGCAAGCTGCAGCCCTGGGGCTTGCAGGTCATTGGGGCTGCCTCTTGCTGGCTGGGAAGCACCAATGTTTCTGACCATGTTGAGTGGCCTTACATCCAGTAGAATCCCCTCATGCTTAACCTTGACCGCCCAGGATCTCTTTCTTCCCGTGACAGTGTGACTGTGGATGGCTCATCAGAGAAGGTACCATCTGCACAGTCCTTATCCTTTCTGAAGTTTCAGGCAGAGAGGGTGTCCAGCCATGTTCAGATTCATCCCCCAACCTCTTCCTGCCTTGAAGTTCAAAGGATGTTCATCTCCACTGTACCTCAGAGAATATCTAGGCAAacccttctcattttacagacatgGAATCCAAGACACAGAGAAGAAGGGAACTTGCATAGGTAGTAAGGTTGGAGATAGAGTGCCTCTGGACTGGACCACTGGTGTTTGTCAAGTTGAGTAAATTTCAGGCTTTGGTCTTACCCTGACACTCCAAAGACAAAGTTAGTGGCAAAAAATGAGCTCTTCTAAAGCAAAGAGATAAAGTGCCCACTACTAAGTTCGACAAAGACTTCCATGTCTACACATTCGCAGGAAGGCTTCTTGGGGATGGAAAAGGGAGGTGACCCCACCCTTTAATAAGTAGACATGCACCCATAGGCCTCTACGATGTGATCTATCTTAGAAAACAGTTTCATATGCACTCTTTGAGGGTCCATGGACCAGTCAGGTATGAAGAAATGAACAAGATAATTAGCCAAAGGTAAACAATGATCTGGAAGGACTGTGCTATATAAATCATTTATGTCGCTTTTTATTGCGCTCCCCCTCATTCAGGACATCTGCACTCCACCACGGGTGTGTGTCTCTGCTTAGTTCTTACTTACTGCACTCCTCATTAGAGAGGATGTCCCTACACTTTCTCTCTGGAGGCGTGTTTCTGCCTCGCTTCTGTCTTCAATAAACAACCTGTTTTTCTGTGTGCTCTGCCATACattgtgctgtgtctctaataataaactttgtacttATTTACAGTTTTTGCCTCTTTGCAACATTCTTGCTTTAATC from Muntiacus reevesi chromosome 2, mMunRee1.1, whole genome shotgun sequence harbors:
- the LOC136158133 gene encoding LOW QUALITY PROTEIN: collectin-46-like (The sequence of the model RefSeq protein was modified relative to this genomic sequence to represent the inferred CDS: substituted 1 base at 1 genomic stop codon) translates to MLLLPLSVLLLLTEPWRSLGAEMKIDSQKTMANGCTLVACSPPEGGLPGRDGQDGREDPRREKGDSGSPEPVGQAGRPGPAGPIGPKGDNGSAREPGPKGDTGPPGPPGMPGPAGREGSSGRQGSMGTPGTPGPKGETGPKGGVGAPGMQGSPGPAGLKGERGAPGETXAPGRAGAAGPAGAIGPQGPSGARVSRGLKGDRSTLGERGAKGESGLVDDLWQWVAVLEGQLRRLQKAFSQYKKVVLFPDGLAVGEKIFKTAGVVKSYSDAQQVCREARGQLASPRSAAENEAVAELVRAKNNDAYLSMNDISTEGRFTYPTGESLIYSNWAKGEPNNNNAGQPENCVQIYSEGKWNDVPCSTELLVICEF